Below is a window of Rhodamnia argentea isolate NSW1041297 chromosome 11, ASM2092103v1, whole genome shotgun sequence DNA.
CATCTACAATGGACTAATCCATTAATTAAAATCTGTGGAGGCATTACTTAGCACATTAGTGTTCTTATGTCCGTAAGAAAAATCATCTGCCATGACCATCTTTTTGTAACACTGAATGTAGGAAGAGCATTTATTTTTGTCGGAACCTAAGTTGACAAAGTATAGGTGATTTGAAACATGTGATGGAGAAAACTGCTGATCATATGGAGAATGGGTATAGTTTGTAATTTCTTTTGGCTATATGATTCATTGGAGGGACAGATCGAGCTTCAAGCAGCACAACGATAGAGTTCAAAGCAAGTTCAAGCTAGACTGGGGAAAAAGAACGAATTCACAAGGCAACAACATCATGATACCTGCAAAGGCTGCAATAAAGTTAACTCAGAGAATAATATAAATTGTGTTGAACCTTGAAAATCAATGTTTGTAGGGGTACAAAATCGACTCATTGGCAGCATCTTCACCATCCGATATTAAAAATATCTACTCATTAgacaccacaaaaaatttcatttttttatatcatgatcaatccaaataaaaaatattaggcTCATCATTCAAATTGCAAAAAcagccaaaatgaaaaatgttgaaacTTTCACAGAAGTCTATTAAACCTTAATCGAGCTTTGCACAACCGACCAAATTAGTCCAAGAAGTTGAAGTCATGCAATAACTAGAATTTGAAATGGTAAATGCGAAACAACATCCATTAATTaaggagaaaattatccaaaaagtcattgGGCTCATTAATATACTAGCCACTTATGTATAATCATGCTTTGGCGCCAAAGCTAAGTAATAATCATGCGAAGAGCCACTTctatgatttgatttgatttttcttggatATGGTAAAAAGTATAATCGACCAAGGCACACCTAGGACACTTATGGTAACACGTCCGCTCTAGAAATTGGCTTCCGgaaggaaataattttttttaaactttttcaagtagttccaaaactatttttgaatAACAGAAAAATGCTCTAGAagcagaaaaataaagttgcttaacaaaacggatttctgctttagaagttaCATTACTAAACGGATTTATACTCCGGAATTGTTGTTATGTGTGCCCTAGAGTgccgtttcttcttcttcttcttcttctttgtaaaatctcaaataagggttctCAATGcgctcattttctcaaataagggcctgaagtggatcttgtttttaataaaagcttgaattgccatcatttttttaaataatgacgtgaagtggatcttatttcaaaaaaaCATTTGAAGCGGCGATCAATgtcaatttcaaagaagaacgTGGCCTTCAAGCTGGTCAAGGGcttttcatcttttaaattttttttttcatttttttttctattcatttcttttcttttcgccaTGGGAGGGGTTAGGTGAGGGCCGCAAACCTCGCCGGCggtagcaaaggaaaaaaaaaaagaaatgagaaaaaggaaagaaactaataaaaagtaaataattagAATTCAAATTATGTTTGAACGAAAATATCCTTGACCAGCAGAtgtcatgcccttatttgaaattgacaTATCCACttaaggcctttatttgaaacaaggttcacttcaagcccttatttgaaaaaggtTAACATcagacttttatttgagaaaatgagggcacttcatacccttatttgggactctctctctcatagTGTTTGAACCGGTATTCTATGTAAAGAGTCTTTTAAGTTGTGCTTGAAGATGTTAACTTCatcaatgaaattaaaatttttattgtcaTATTCCTCGGAACTGAAGTTTTGAGACTTTTGATACAAAAGATGATGTAGCAAGAAAGAAGCCATTTTAAGAGAGGAAAAGGtggattgaaaatgaaaataagcgAACTTTTTCAGCGGTTATTCAAGGAAATAGTAGAAATTGTGTAGGTCTAAATACTCCACTTTCCTAGCATAATCAGGGGCAAATttggaacattcaaaaagtgacaaaatcccaatttttttatttttctatatatataattaataaatatatGACTGGATccatgatttgaattttttttctttcattgtaACTTGGCTTGTTAATATCTATCAGGATAAATCTGTTCACCCAACAAAGAAAAGTACGCTAATCATATGAGTGAAAAATCTGTTCTCATTGAAATCTGTCAAACAACAAATTATGAACTGCAATTTCCATGCAGTTCTCTCAATTATGTACATCCTAAAAGCCTCAAACACGAAGCTTCAATGACTACAGATAAGCAATTGCTGTCTGGTGTGATTCTGCTGGAGAGAGTAAGATAGTGAGCACGTGTTGGATGTAATAGACATAAGGACAGCCTCCTCAATTTCCGCACTGGCATGACGCTGGATCATTGAGACTGCATAGTCCATGAGCATGGCGTCGCACGGCAAAGTGATCGGCCCATCGTGTGGCAGCCCGAACTCTTCCTCGGCTAATTTGAACAGCTCTTGAATGACACAGTTGTTCAAGAACCTCATCGGAAACACAAATCGCTTTCGGTCGATCGAGTAGAGGACAAATGTCCTCTATGAGCTAGCACTTCCTCGTCTCCTTCAACCTTTGGAAATGACATCCTTTTCCTTCTCATGGCAGCTACGCCCTGCCATTTTCTCGCAATCTTGACCAGGTGCTTTGGGCTGATCATTTTCCCTGTATTGGAATGTGGGTGAAGAAGAAATAGGAGGTTGTTTTTCCTGAACCTGAATGCTTTGAAGTGCCAAAGTTGAGTTGAGTTGAAGATGATGGACTAACTGGGGTCTGTTAAATAGCGGTGCATCAGGAGGACACTGCACTAATGGGAGCACCCTGGTGATGGTCCAGAGCCATGTGAATTGGGTATGAAGGAGAATGTTGGGGGTGGTGGCAATGTCTGCTTCGGTTAGGCCATCGATTCGTCTCCTGGCAAGTACAGCCCCGCTGCTCAAGATGATTATAGCACCATGTACTGCAGCAACCACACAAATGATGGACTTTAGTTACAGATTCCTTTCGTTCACATGAAATGTTCTTTGCTGGGAAGACAGTTTGGTGGTTTGTGGATGAATGACTTGGCAAGTTTAGGGCATGTGCCATACATTACTGCTGGACCCAGGGTGTCTGAAGTTCTCACCAAACAAGCCCTAGACTATGTGGCTCATGCTTGCCGAGTCTGATGGTTGTTCCTAGATCTTGGCATCACTTGATGCAATAGCTGAAGTGGTGGTCATCATAAAGCACGATGCAGGGTCTTCTGGTTCTAAAAATGTCCTGGGGATGAGATTTCAGACATACTAATAAAAGAAACATAGTGAACTTGATAAAAATTCAAGTAGCACCTTATATCTTAcatgcagaaaaaggaaaacaatatgTGTCAATAGACTATCTGTCCCCTTAATGAatggtttctttcttccttccctttttttcccaatAAGCCTAAACGAGTATGGATATACCCCTTTCCTTGTGGCATTGGTTCGATTACATTAGGACGTCTTTTAGCAACCTGACAGAAGGTAGGAAGATCCAACATATCACCTATTTATGGGTACGAAATTTCTGAATCTTCTGGGTCCAGCAGAACTGCTTGCCAATGACACCAGTAGTTTCTGAAATTCAATTGTCTGTTGATATTGATAATACAAGAACCGGCAAGAATGGATGGTGGACCTGTGACTTTCAGCAATTTGTGGTTGATCTTTGGATTCATGGAGAGAATGTGGTTAGTCAAGTTGACAACCAAACTAATCTGGACCCTACTATGCTGTTAGACTAGCAAAATAGCAGGAGAATCCTTCTCCTGTCATGCAATCTTGTACTCATGAGCCCCACAGAACCAAAATCTAAACACTCAATGAAATTCTTCTCAACATGAGCACATGGGTTTGCTAACCATGTGAATGCCAATTCGTTAGCTCTCTCCGTATAAAAAGTCGGGAAAGGCAGATGCTTTCTGCACAACCAGAAATATCACTGCAACTCAACAAAAAGCAAATTCGCTCTTCCGTTGAGAATTACTTGCAGTTGAGCATAATGATAAGCACAAAGAAGCTGATTCAAATGGCAAGGAAGTGGCAGAAGATGGCCgccaatggaagaagaaaaagaattccgtTTCAGCGGACGAGCAGCAAGTCAGCTTCAGCAAATGCAAATAGATCATCCTTTGCGCAGAAGGGTCACTTCGTTGTCTATACAACAGATGAGAGACGCTTCGTGATCCCTCTCTCATTTCTGAGCAACGACATAGTGAAGGGGCTCTTCAGGGCATCGGAAGAAGTGTTTGGGATCCCATGTGATGGTCCGATCATGCTTCCAGTTGATGCACCATCTATGGAGTACACGCTTTCATTGATTAGAAGAGGCTTGGCTAAGGACCAAGAGAATGCTTTGCTTATGGCGTTCAGCAGACTAAGCTGCTCATCATCGTTAGCTTTCAATCAAGCATTAGAAAACCCAGAAATGCTTGTTTGTTACTGACAGATATAACACACATACCAGTGCTTAGTAGATGAATGGAAGTAGTTTTGCAACAACGTCCGCGCCATTCTTCTTCATTTCTATTTGGCTTAGATCAACAAAGCTGGTTTTCACTCAGACCATCATTTCCTGCATTACTAATCCATACAACCAAAAGATAACATGTCAACCTGCTAAGTAGACAGGGTAGACTTTGAGGAATCCAATCAAACCATCACTGTTATCATCGCATGTTTCCAGCTTTTTATTTGCTCAAGTTTGGATCAGTAGTCAGCTTGGTTGCCAGCTTGAGAGGCCATAACTCCTAAGCAAACGGTTCAAGATTATCTCAACCCCAATGGCGACGCTTGAAGCTTTGAAGTGCTTAATTGCTTGTTTGGACAGCCTGCCCCTTACTCCTAGAAGAAACAGTTCATGTCTTGCCTGCCCATGCCTAAAAAGTATGAAGTGGGCTTCGTGGGCCCTGAAAAAGTAAGACGTGGGCCTTATTGGGCCGTAATAGgtgctccttttgtttttgggccTTAGAGGTCTTCGGTTTGCTATTTTCACGGTTGCAATGGCGGACCCAGAAATTCAGGTTTTAGGGTAATCGAGAttttaaaatatgcaaaatgtGTGTGTAAATTTTTCCATGGCACCTGTTCAGTCGTAACAAACCTAGTTTAATTAGGTAGAATATTCCATTTGGAAAAAAGTGACATCCTCCAATAGCACTTTACTAATGTTTAATAGGCGAGTGACAAATCCAAATTGTGCTTAACTTTTATCAAGAAAGCAAGTTGCGCCAGCAAATTACATAATATGACAACTTATTCGACGGAGGCCTCGCATTgagacaaatttgaaaaatctagatactgaattgaataaaaaagtttaggcaCTCAATTGTGAAACAGACAAATTTAAGTTTAGACACTTGCAATATCATTTCCCCTCTTATCTAAGTGAACTCATGCCCTGGAGTCACAAAGACCCAATTCTTATTTCCACCAGCCACAATGTGGGTCGCATCGGGGATGACGGCGGCCCCTTGGACCAGCAGCCTTTCCTAATCTTCAAGTGAACAATTGTATTCTCAATTTCTCAAATCTTGTGAATCGATACACTTGACTTGCTTGACCAAATGCCGACACTTGATAGAAGCCAGTACCACACAAATCTTATCTATCCATATCAATCGCGCTGTCCATTTTCGAGATGATGATTTACGAAGCGATACGACAAAAACTCGAATGTGCATCGTAGTCATAACTATATTAGTCACGCCATCAATCGCGATTCTACTCAAAAGCACATtaccaaagtaaaaaaaaaaaacccttttgtTCACCTAGGCTAGCCTTAGTGACTGTCAATTTGATGGACAAGTGTTTCATGGGATGTCCGCCAGCCAAATTCATCCCTTGGACCAACACAAAACTTATGGTATAGGTTATTCGTTGGACGGTTGGACCACACCAAAGATACACGGACCTTTTTTGACAAAAAGGAGGAGAGATACCCATGATTTCAAAAGCCATCATCAACACCAACACGCATCTTCACCCAAACGATGAAGGCAACCATCGGAGGGGCGTCATAAGTCAAACGAAACGTGCTTGGACTCTAAGGCTCCCCAATAAGACCGCAATCGCATGCTCTAGCCTCCAGCCGAGCTCCAAACAcctgaaaattgtccaaaaaatattaaatttatcgTGCggcaatttaattctaaatcttttgacaatttatcaaattagttctaaatcttttaacgatttttCAATTCCAGTAtgttatccaaataataggtttaggatttaattgacaaattttcaaaagatttaggattaaatcgacACAACAACTTTAGGACTTGTTGGAGAATTATCCCCCTCATCTTTGAGCACGGGTGAAGTTACGCCCATGAACTTTGGGTTCATGTTTGTTACATGGGGAACTTGTGTTGGGGTCGAATCAGCTCTTCTTAGCGGTCTGCGTGCCGTACTCGCTAGCTTAACCACTTTCATGAGAAAAAGGATTACTTATGCACTAAGCCGTAATTTGGCAATAAAATGCGGATTAGCCGGCCCTATGATACGTTTTTCAAGCGATGGCGCCCacgaattttcttttctaagtCCGACCCGTCGTGAAGTTCATAAGCATCGGTAAGACTCGTACGTATATGTACATACACATTAGgtttttccacttttgaagcCGATTCTGCTCGTGTGCCTTGAGCTAGAATTTTCTCTCTCAAGAAAATTTGCTTGCTTTGCTAAGTGTTTTGGATTAGTCCGTGCGCATCGTTCAATGTTAAGGTACGTAaagcaatatttttattttattttattatttttttataatccaaAGACGCGTGCTAAGCACGTAAGGTCACCGGAGTCACCTCACATATAGCCATGAGTTGGCCCTACAACATTCTTGTATCTAGAGGACGCTTCCTACAAGTATTTTGGATAACGTGTATTTGTATTATCCACGCATTTGAGTAACTTAAGCATCCTTGAGAGCTTTTCTCTATAAGCACTTTCTCTCTTTAAAGTTGCGTTCCTTGAGCGTGGGCGCAAAATTTCCAGAGCAAGTAAAGCTTACTTAGCCCAAATGAGACAAATCGAGGTCGAAATGCCAACTGTTCGACTCGTGACCGAAAAACATAGAGATCCGAT
It encodes the following:
- the LOC115735628 gene encoding auxin-responsive protein SAUR68-like, giving the protein MLSAQPEISLQLNKKQIRSSVENYLQLSIMISTKKLIQMARKWQKMAANGRRKRIPFQRTSSKSASANANRSSFAQKGHFVVYTTDERRFVIPLSFLSNDIVKGLFRASEEVFGIPCDGPIMLPVDAPSMEYTLSLIRRGLAKDQENALLMAFSRLSCSSSLAFNQALENPEMLVCY